The sequence CCGACAAGGTCAACTTTCTTTTCGCGCCCTACAGTTCGGGCCTGACCCTTGCCGGCGCCACGGTTGCCGAGAAGTACGGCGTGGTCTACATGGACCACGGCGGCGCTTCCGATAACATCTTCAAGCAGGGGTTCGAGTACGCCGTCCAGACCATCGGGCCGGGCTCGAAATACCACGCCGGTACCCTGGAGATGGTCAAGAAGATCGATCCTTCAGCGAAGAAAGTCGCGCTGGCCTACGAGGACTCCGAGTTCGCCCGGTCCGTCATGGACGGCGCCGAAATACGGGCCAAGGAACTGGGCTTCGATGTCGTGTTCAAGAGGACCTACCCCGCCAAGGTCACCGATCTGACGCCCCTGCTCAGCGACCTTAAAGCATCCGGAGCCGAGATCGTCATCGGCGGCGGGCACTTCCAGGACGGCCAGCTCATGAACAAGCAGATGGCCGACCTCGACATCAACCCCAAGCTCCTGTCCCTCATCGCCGCCGCCACCCTGCCCGCCTTCGGCGAGGCCCTTGGTGAGCTGGCTGAGGGCGTCATGGGACCCTCCCACTGGGAGTACGGCGTGACTTTCTCGGCAGAAGGCGCAAAGAAGCTCGGCAAGACCTGGATCGGTCCTTCCCAGGACGAGTATGTGGCCCTGTTCAAGAAGGCTGTTGAAAAAGACATGCTGCCCGACTACCACGCCGCTGAAGCCAGCGCCGCTGTCCTGGCCCTGGTCCTGGCCGTGGAAAAGGCCGATTCACTGGATAACGACGCTGTCCGCAAGGCTCTTGGCGACCTGACCTTCATGAGCTTTTACGGCGGCTGGGACGTCGACGACACCGGTCTGCAGGTCGGCCACTCCATGGTGGACGTCCAGTGGCAGGGTGGAAAGCGCATGATCATCTGGCCCGAGGCCGCCCAGACGGGCGCCCCGGCCTACCCGAAGAGAAAGTTCTAAAGCGACCCGACAGGGCCGGCAGCATCCGTTGCCGGCCCTTTTTTTGCGCGCTTCTATATTTTTTGTTACCGTTCTGGTAAATCCAGAGGAAACTGACGTTTCCAGTCTGCACCAGGGGTCTGGCGGAGAGCCTCACATGGACTCCTGGCTTTAGTGATACTCACTATTTTCGATAAACCGGCTTGCGGCGTGTCACGGTTTCCTGACGCGCCGCGGGGGAAGCGAGGGAAAGGTGCTTTTAGAACAGCTATCCGGAAACCTGCTGCAGGGTCTCGTTTTGGGGGCCGTGTACGGCATGGCCACCATGGGGCTCTCCCTCATTTTCGGGGTCCTGCAGGTGGTCAATGTGGGCCACGGCGCGTTCATCATGGTCGGTTCCTTCACCGCCCTGATGATGTTCCAGGGCATGGGTATACCGCCCGTCTTCGCCATCCCCGTGGCTATGCTCATCGGGATGGGGCTCGGGATGCTCTTTTACTACGGGGCCATGAAGCCTCTGGTCTCACCCAGCGGATCGGGCATCAGGAAAATGTCCCCGAAGGTCCTGGGCATGGCAGGCGGCGGTTTCGTCGGGATGCTCATCCTCATGTGGATCGGTTCGGGGCTGTTCAAGCTGAACGTGGCCATATACATCTTTGTCGGGATCATCTTCATTTACGGCTTTTTCCTGTACATCTACGGAGGGAGACGCCAGGACAAGGCTCCGGAACTGGCCACTCTCCTGGTCACATTCTCCCTTGGCGTCATCCTGGAGGAGGTTGTCAAACAGATATTCACCTCCGAGTCGAGGGGGTACAACTGGGACATCGGGAAACTGGACGTCGGCATCACGGTTTTTCCCTACCCGAAGCTTCTGGCGGCCTTCGGCAGCATGATGATCGCCATCCTGCTCTACCTGTGGTTCAAAAAGACCCGGGCGGGCATGGCCATGCGCAGCGTGGTGGAAGACGACGTGGGCGCCCGTGTCTGCGGCGTCGATGTGGACTGGCAGTACGCTCTGAGCTTTTCACTGGGCATCGGTCTCACCGTGACCAGCGGTGTTCTTCTCACCATGTTCATTCCGGTGGGGATCAACCCCTACATGGGCGGGCCCTACACCCTGAAAGCGTTCGTCATCGCCGTCCTCGGCGGTCTGGCAAGCCCCTACGCGGCGTTCTTCGGGGGGGTGGTGTTCGGGCTTCTGGAAAACGGTTCCTACACCCTGTTCGCCAACATCCCCGGGGTTGAGCCTTTCGCCATGACGAGGTTTTTCTCCTTCGTGATGCTCCTCGTGATCCTGCTGATCCGCCCCACCGGGCTGCTGAGGGCGAAATGATGAAGAAGATCGACAAATATTATCCCATCATACCTGTCCTGGTCGCCTACGCCGTCCTTCTCGGATACGGTCTGGTCAATCCCGGCAAGTGGCAGCTGGTTTCCCAACTGGCCTTTTACTGCACCCTGGGACAGGCGTTCAACCTGTTCATGGGGATGACCGGATACGTCGATTTCGGATACGTCGCCTTCATGGGTGTGGGCACCTACGGGATGGCCGTTTCCATCTACCATCTCTACGACAAGGGCCTCGGACTATGGATAGTCGTCATCGGCCTGGTCCTTGGCGCCCTGTTCGCAACCCTCCTTTCCCTGGCGGTGGGAGCCGTGGCCCTGAGATTGCGGGGGGCGTACTTTGCCATCGCCACCATCGGGGTCAACGAGGGGTTCCGATACCTTGTCGAGGGAGCCCGGATCTGGAACGGTTCAGAGGGCATGATCTTCACCCGGCATATGAAAAAGGCGATGGGCAGGGAGACAGCCATGGCCCTGTCAACCTTCTGGGCGGACATCCTGATGTTCGGGGTCGCCATCCTGGCCGCGGCCCTGACCCTTGTCTACATGAGGAACAAGGTGGGCTACGCCCTGACGGCCCTCAGGGAAGACGAGGACGCCGCCAAGGTCATGGGGATTAACGTGACG is a genomic window of bacterium containing:
- a CDS encoding branched-chain amino acid ABC transporter permease, with the translated sequence MMKKIDKYYPIIPVLVAYAVLLGYGLVNPGKWQLVSQLAFYCTLGQAFNLFMGMTGYVDFGYVAFMGVGTYGMAVSIYHLYDKGLGLWIVVIGLVLGALFATLLSLAVGAVALRLRGAYFAIATIGVNEGFRYLVEGARIWNGSEGMIFTRHMKKAMGRETAMALSTFWADILMFGVAILAAALTLVYMRNKVGYALTALREDEDAAKVMGINVTKYKIIAFITSAAMAGLLGATAWALKLNYVYPADVFEIHYTVEAIIIVLLGGAGTLLGPIVGGLIYGISKYYLSIVLPGFQLLIFAPIIIGIIVLFPEGTVGVLKKRLMGTPLQKYVI
- a CDS encoding amino acid ABC transporter substrate-binding protein: MRRRFTVLMSVLMVVGLAVPSAFADIVIGHPATLSGSQAKAGEQAVGGVKAAIDWVNNTRGGVMVGGKKMMLDYKVYDCESKKESVTSLLERLVTTDKVNFLFAPYSSGLTLAGATVAEKYGVVYMDHGGASDNIFKQGFEYAVQTIGPGSKYHAGTLEMVKKIDPSAKKVALAYEDSEFARSVMDGAEIRAKELGFDVVFKRTYPAKVTDLTPLLSDLKASGAEIVIGGGHFQDGQLMNKQMADLDINPKLLSLIAAATLPAFGEALGELAEGVMGPSHWEYGVTFSAEGAKKLGKTWIGPSQDEYVALFKKAVEKDMLPDYHAAEASAAVLALVLAVEKADSLDNDAVRKALGDLTFMSFYGGWDVDDTGLQVGHSMVDVQWQGGKRMIIWPEAAQTGAPAYPKRKF
- a CDS encoding branched-chain amino acid ABC transporter permease, which produces MLLEQLSGNLLQGLVLGAVYGMATMGLSLIFGVLQVVNVGHGAFIMVGSFTALMMFQGMGIPPVFAIPVAMLIGMGLGMLFYYGAMKPLVSPSGSGIRKMSPKVLGMAGGGFVGMLILMWIGSGLFKLNVAIYIFVGIIFIYGFFLYIYGGRRQDKAPELATLLVTFSLGVILEEVVKQIFTSESRGYNWDIGKLDVGITVFPYPKLLAAFGSMMIAILLYLWFKKTRAGMAMRSVVEDDVGARVCGVDVDWQYALSFSLGIGLTVTSGVLLTMFIPVGINPYMGGPYTLKAFVIAVLGGLASPYAAFFGGVVFGLLENGSYTLFANIPGVEPFAMTRFFSFVMLLVILLIRPTGLLRAK